ATCCTCAGGCGCGGCCGAGGTACTCGCCGGTGCGGGTGTCGACCTTGATCTTCTCGCCGGTGGTGATGAACAGCGGCACCTGGATCTGCGCGCCGGTCTCCACGGTGGCGGGCTTGTTGCCGCCGGTGGAGCGGTCGCCCTGCAGGCCGGGCTCGGTCTCGGTGACCTCCAGCACGACGGCGGCGGGAAGCTCGACGTACAGCGGCGTGTCGTTGTTGAAGGCGACCGTGGCGTTCTGCTCGGGAAGCAGGTAGTCGGCCGCGTCGCCGACGACGGTGTCGGGGATGTGGGGCTGGTCGTAGGTCTGGGTGTCCATGAAGACGAAGTCGTCGCCCTCGCGGTAGAGGTACTGCATCTCCCGCTTGTCGACGCTGGCCACCTCGACCTTGGTGCCGGCGTTGAAGGTCTTGTCGACCGTCTTGCCGGACAGGACGTTCTTCAGCTTGGTTCGGACGAACGCGCCGCCCTTGCCGGGCTTGACGTGCTGGAACTCCAGGACGGTCCACAGCTCGCCGTCGAGGTTCAGCGTCATGCCGTTCTTCAGGTCGTTCGTCGTCGCCACTGGCAGTTCTCCCGGTCGCGGTCCCGCGCGTTAGAGCACGAGCAGGTCCTTGGTGGTTGTCGTGAGGAGCTCCGGACCGTCCGCGCGGACCACGAACGTGTCCTCGATGCGGACCCCGCCCCGGCCCGTGAGGTAGATCCCCGGCTCCGCCGTGATCGGAACTCGGTCCATCAGTTTACCGGTCTTGTCGTACCCCATGAGCGGTGCCTCGTGGATCTCGAGGCCGACGCCGTGCCCGAGCCCGTGGACGAAGGCGTCGCCGTGCCCGGCGGCCGCGATGACGTCGCGGGCGGCGGCGTCGACGTCCTTGGTGCCGGCGCCGGGGACCGCCGCGGCGATCCCCGCGGCCTGCGCCCGGCGGACGAGGTCGTACACGTCGCGCTGCCAGCCGGCGGGCTCGCCGATCGCGACGGTGCGGGTCATGTCGGCGTGGTAGCCGCCGTACCTGGCCCCGAAGTCCATGGTGACGAGGTCGCCCGGCTGGAGCTCGCGGCCGCCGGGGTGGTGGTGGGGGACGGCGCCGTTCGGCCCGGACGCGACGATCGACGCGAACGCGGGCGCCTCGGCGCCCAGGTCCACCATCGCCCGTTCGAGGGCGATGGCGACGGCCCGCTCGGTGACGCCCGCGCGGATCCGGGGCAGGACGGCCTCGAACGCGCGGTCGGTGATCGCGCACGCCTCGCGCAGGAGGGCGATCTCCTCCTCGTCCTTGACCTGGCGGAGCTCCTCGACCGGCCGCCCGAGGGGGGTCAGCTCGATGTCCGCCTGCCGCGCGAGCTCGGCGTGGAGCTCGACGGTGACGTCGTGGGCCTCGAAGCCGAGTCGGCGGTGGCCGTCCGCGGCCGCCCGGGCCGCGAGCGCCGCCGCGACCTGCCGGTCGACGACGACCTCGAGCTCCGGGCAGACCCGCGCGGCCATGCCGGCGTACCGGCCGTCGGTCGCGAGCACGGCCGGGCCGTCGGCCGGGACGAGCAGCGCGGCCCGCGAGCTGTCGAGGCCGGTCAGGTAGCGGACGTTGACGAGCCGGGTCACCAGCAGCGCGCCGGCGTCCCGTTCGGCGACCAGCGCGCCCAGCCGGCTCCGGCGGGCTTCGTGCGTCTCCCCCATGGTCAGGACTCTAGGGCACTTCCCGCGCCGGGGCGTTGCGGCGGCGGGCGGCGCGAGGCCGGAACCGGCGCGGCCCAAAACATGAAGAAGTCTCGACTTTGGCGCGCGGGCTGCTTTAGCGTGACCGACCGTGTGATCGTCCATCCCCCGTTCCCGGACTCCCCCCAGGAGGAACCCGTGACCCGAGTCAGCCGCCGCAGACTGCTCGGCACAGGCGCTCTCGCCGCCGCCGGAGCCGCGGCCGGGGCCGCCGCCGCGGCGCCGTCCGCCGCCGCCCGCACCGCCCCCGCCTCCTCCGCCTCCTCCGCCGACGTCGTCGTGGTCGGCGCCGGGCTGGCCGGCCTGACCGCCGCCCGCGACCTCGTCGCCGCCGGGCGGTCGGTGATCGTCCTGGAGGCCCGGGACCGGCCCGGCGGGCGCGTCTACGGCCTGCCGCTCGCCGACGGCACCACCACCGAGGGCGGCGCCGAGTTCATCGGCCCCACCCAGGACCGCATCGCCGCGCTCGCCCGCGACATGGGCGTGGAGACCTTCAGGACCTACAACACCGGCAAGAACGTCTACTTCCGCAACGGCAAGCGGTCCCTCTACGAGACCGACGGGATCCTCGGCGCGGTGCCGCCCGACTGGGGCGTCATCGACCTGCAGATCGCGCTGCTGAGGCTCGGCGAGATGATCAAAACGGTCCCGGTCGGCGAGCCGTGGAAGGCGCCGAAGGCCGCGGAGTGGGACGCGCAGACGTTCCACACCTGGTCGCGGTCGAACTCGCTGAGCAGCGGCGCGCGGTTCCTGATGGACGCTTTCGCCTCCTCGACGCTGTCGGTCCGCTCGCAGGAGGTGTCGCTGCTGTACGTCCTGCACTACGCGGCCGCCGCGGGCAACGAGAGCACCCCCGGGACGATCGACCGGCTGATCAACACGAGGAACGGCGCGCAGGAGTCGCGGTTCGCGGGCGGCCCCGAGCTGGTGCCGAACCGGCTGGCGGAGCGGCTGGGCGGCATCGTCCGCTACAACGCCCCGGTGCGGTCCATCGTGACGGGCTCGGGCGGCGTCACCGTCCACGCGGACGGCCTCACCGTGTCGGCCAGGCGGGTCGTGGTCGCGATGTCCCCCGCGATCGCCGGGAAGATCGACTACTCGCCGGCGCTGCCCGCGAGCCGGGCGCAGCTCATGCAGCGCTACCCGATGGGGTCGATCGCCAAGTTCGTCGGCGTGTACGACACCCCGTTCTGGCGGGAGGACGGCCTGACCGGGCAGGCGGTCGCCGACAGCGGGGCGATCGACGCGACGTTCGACAACAGCCCGCCGGACGGGTCGCGCGGCATCCTGATGGGCTTCATCAACCAGGCCAACATCCGGCGGCTGGACGGCGCGCCGGAGGCC
The sequence above is drawn from the Actinomadura hallensis genome and encodes:
- the efp gene encoding elongation factor P, coding for MATTNDLKNGMTLNLDGELWTVLEFQHVKPGKGGAFVRTKLKNVLSGKTVDKTFNAGTKVEVASVDKREMQYLYREGDDFVFMDTQTYDQPHIPDTVVGDAADYLLPEQNATVAFNNDTPLYVELPAAVVLEVTETEPGLQGDRSTGGNKPATVETGAQIQVPLFITTGEKIKVDTRTGEYLGRA
- a CDS encoding M24 family metallopeptidase — translated: MGETHEARRSRLGALVAERDAGALLVTRLVNVRYLTGLDSSRAALLVPADGPAVLATDGRYAGMAARVCPELEVVVDRQVAAALAARAAADGHRRLGFEAHDVTVELHAELARQADIELTPLGRPVEELRQVKDEEEIALLREACAITDRAFEAVLPRIRAGVTERAVAIALERAMVDLGAEAPAFASIVASGPNGAVPHHHPGGRELQPGDLVTMDFGARYGGYHADMTRTVAIGEPAGWQRDVYDLVRRAQAAGIAAAVPGAGTKDVDAAARDVIAAAGHGDAFVHGLGHGVGLEIHEAPLMGYDKTGKLMDRVPITAEPGIYLTGRGGVRIEDTFVVRADGPELLTTTTKDLLVL
- a CDS encoding flavin monoamine oxidase family protein, which gives rise to MTRVSRRRLLGTGALAAAGAAAGAAAAAPSAAARTAPASSASSADVVVVGAGLAGLTAARDLVAAGRSVIVLEARDRPGGRVYGLPLADGTTTEGGAEFIGPTQDRIAALARDMGVETFRTYNTGKNVYFRNGKRSLYETDGILGAVPPDWGVIDLQIALLRLGEMIKTVPVGEPWKAPKAAEWDAQTFHTWSRSNSLSSGARFLMDAFASSTLSVRSQEVSLLYVLHYAAAAGNESTPGTIDRLINTRNGAQESRFAGGPELVPNRLAERLGGIVRYNAPVRSIVTGSGGVTVHADGLTVSARRVVVAMSPAIAGKIDYSPALPASRAQLMQRYPMGSIAKFVGVYDTPFWREDGLTGQAVADSGAIDATFDNSPPDGSRGILMGFINQANIRRLDGAPEAEVRAAGLASFTKLFGDKAANPRMTAVQRWDNEMWSGGGPTGVAPPGALTAFGPALREPCGPIHWAGTETSDYWTGYMDGAVRSGERVAKEVDAAL